From Thiomicrospira sp. XS5, one genomic window encodes:
- a CDS encoding class 1 fructose-bisphosphatase, translating into MKRLDQVLARDGVPAELELVIDHIMIACKDIAYKLAQGELAGILGATEDENIQGETQKKLDVISNDLLKDILVDNPYVKAIGSEEEDYTVASTTPGKYLVTFDPLDGSSNIDVNLSVGTIFSILKAPEDDRAADDQSIFLQNGRKQVAAGYVLYGPSAILVLTTGKGVNFFTLDQTVGEFVLTKEGVTIPADTSEFAINMSNQRFWEPEMKQYIDDCLLGEEGPLAKRYNMRWVASMVAEVHRILVRGGIFMYPYDNRDPSKAGKLRLMYEGNPMSMLIEQAGGASSTGRMDIMDVQPEGIHDRVPVVLGSKNEVAKVVAYHTK; encoded by the coding sequence ATGAAAAGATTGGATCAAGTATTAGCACGTGACGGTGTTCCAGCGGAATTGGAATTGGTCATCGACCACATCATGATTGCTTGTAAGGACATCGCTTACAAACTGGCGCAAGGTGAATTGGCCGGTATTCTAGGTGCCACTGAAGACGAAAACATCCAAGGTGAAACCCAAAAAAAACTGGACGTCATTTCTAACGACTTGTTGAAAGACATTCTTGTCGACAACCCATATGTAAAAGCCATCGGGTCTGAAGAAGAAGATTACACGGTTGCCAGCACCACGCCAGGCAAATACTTGGTCACATTCGATCCATTAGACGGTTCTTCAAACATTGACGTTAACCTATCCGTCGGTACCATCTTCTCGATTCTTAAAGCACCGGAAGACGACCGTGCCGCAGACGATCAATCCATCTTCTTGCAAAACGGACGTAAGCAAGTCGCGGCCGGTTACGTTCTTTACGGACCATCGGCCATTTTGGTACTGACCACCGGTAAAGGCGTTAACTTCTTTACGCTAGACCAAACGGTCGGTGAATTCGTTCTGACCAAAGAAGGCGTGACTATCCCAGCCGATACCTCTGAGTTCGCGATCAACATGTCGAACCAACGTTTCTGGGAACCGGAAATGAAACAATACATCGACGACTGCTTGTTGGGTGAAGAAGGGCCTTTGGCCAAACGCTACAACATGCGTTGGGTTGCGTCCATGGTGGCCGAAGTGCACCGTATCTTGGTACGTGGCGGCATCTTCATGTACCCTTACGACAACCGCGATCCGTCTAAAGCCGGTAAATTGCGTTTGATGTACGAAGGTAACCCTATGTCCATGCTGATTGAACAAGCTGGCGGGGCTTCCTCAACGGGCCGCATGGACATCATGGACGTTCAGCCAGAAGGCATCCACGACCGTGTTCCAGTCGTCCTCGGGTCCAAGAACGAAGTAGCCAAAGTGGTTGCATACCACACCAAATAA
- the ppa gene encoding inorganic diphosphatase has product MGYSAVPAGKDAPNDINVIIEIPAFAPPIKYEVDKETDLVWVDRLQGATMQYPANYGYINDTLSNDGDPVDVLVVTPHPLMIGSVIRCRPIGIFHMTDDGGEDAKVIAVPVDKLTPIYKDVEKVEDIPLLKEQVELFFSHYKDIEPGKWVKVDGWGDVEAARKEILDGIEQYEATKMGSQPA; this is encoded by the coding sequence ATGGGTTATTCAGCCGTTCCAGCCGGAAAAGACGCTCCTAACGACATTAACGTCATCATTGAAATTCCGGCATTTGCGCCACCGATTAAGTACGAAGTCGACAAAGAAACCGATCTGGTTTGGGTTGACCGTCTTCAAGGTGCCACCATGCAGTACCCGGCCAACTATGGCTACATCAACGACACCTTGTCAAATGACGGCGACCCGGTTGACGTGTTGGTGGTGACACCGCATCCATTGATGATCGGTTCCGTTATCCGCTGTCGTCCAATCGGCATCTTCCACATGACCGACGACGGTGGTGAAGATGCGAAAGTCATCGCCGTGCCGGTCGATAAACTGACGCCAATCTATAAGGACGTGGAAAAAGTCGAAGACATTCCACTTTTGAAAGAACAGGTCGAACTCTTCTTCAGCCACTATAAAGACATTGAACCGGGTAAATGGGTGAAAGTCGACGGCTGGGGCGACGTGGAAGCAGCGCGCAAAGAAATTTTGGATGGCATCGAACAATACGAAGCCACCAAAATGGGCTCTCAGCCAGCCTAA
- the glnE gene encoding bifunctional [glutamate--ammonia ligase]-adenylyl-L-tyrosine phosphorylase/[glutamate--ammonia-ligase] adenylyltransferase, protein MSHEISLEQVQSWSLFVERETKRFPELLAEDTWQRPYSAGEMVERIHTALVASETLAQLNQQLRQYRRAEMVRIAIRDLKGLAEVEETLRDLSDLADALVSGALDWHYAILAQRYGTPIGQDSGEAQKLIVLGMGKLGGRELNFSSDIDLIFVYPEKGQAQGADRSIPNDQFFTRLGQALNKSLTEFNADGTVYRVDMRLRPFGQSGPLAVSFAEMETYYQVHGRAWERYALVKARIIAGDHEKGQELFEILRPFVYRKYVDFSAIEALRDLKAMINVEVQKKDMHRNIKLGPGGIREIEFIVQAFQLVHGGREKLLQGRQLMPMLDILVQRHYLDESTQQSLLAAYVFLRRAENRLQEWSDQQTHDLPTEARQQQALAESMGFDDYTVFKAALDVHLAFVQSEFDQVFADEAQDAVTDKALKEVCLSDEIVSAGLQSLSLEQPDEVADKINKFMASRAYTHASAEAVERFKAVLPLVLTELSQVENQTLALERSLNVLASVMNRSVYLVLLKENLQAIKHLLQLCALSAWMAEVLVKYPALLDQLLDESILYEPLDLAGLKLEASAILAETFDDDEAFMNQIRQWKHAQVFRVAAADITGHLPIMKVSDYLTWIAEAVLETTTEYAWQFLQKRSGLPGGYDPQAGMPFLIIGYGKLGGIELGYGSDLDIVFLYDELNPSAMSDGPKALENNLYFMRLTQKVISLLTTFMPTGVLYEVDTRLRPNGASGMIVTDLAAFEAYERNKAWVWEHQALVRTRAIVGSERAQAHFYDFKKAFIAQERSLDDLRGEVVSMRHKMRTSLDKTSADRFDLKQGAGGIVDIEFMVQYLVLGFAHQYESLIDWSDNIRLLETIKEVGLLEAERADQLIEAYRVYRNRYHRLALQNEKALVSVQEFAEERAAVSEAWQSLMEPSQN, encoded by the coding sequence ATGAGTCACGAAATCAGTCTGGAACAAGTGCAATCCTGGAGTTTGTTTGTTGAACGGGAAACCAAGCGGTTTCCAGAGTTATTAGCCGAAGACACTTGGCAACGCCCATATTCCGCCGGTGAAATGGTCGAGCGAATTCATACCGCCTTGGTGGCGTCGGAGACGTTGGCGCAGTTGAATCAGCAGTTAAGGCAGTATCGCCGTGCGGAAATGGTGCGCATCGCCATTCGGGATTTGAAAGGCTTGGCCGAGGTGGAAGAAACCTTGCGAGACTTGTCCGACTTGGCGGATGCATTGGTGTCGGGCGCGCTGGATTGGCATTATGCGATTTTGGCTCAACGTTACGGCACCCCCATCGGGCAGGACAGCGGTGAAGCGCAAAAGTTGATTGTATTGGGGATGGGGAAACTCGGCGGCCGAGAGCTGAATTTCTCTTCGGATATTGACTTGATTTTTGTTTACCCCGAAAAAGGACAAGCGCAAGGGGCCGACCGTTCCATCCCGAATGACCAATTCTTTACTCGCCTCGGGCAAGCGCTCAATAAATCGCTCACCGAATTCAATGCCGACGGCACTGTGTATCGTGTGGATATGCGTTTGCGCCCGTTTGGGCAAAGCGGGCCTTTGGCCGTGAGTTTTGCGGAAATGGAAACCTATTATCAAGTGCATGGTCGCGCCTGGGAGCGCTATGCGCTGGTCAAGGCTCGGATTATTGCTGGGGATCATGAAAAGGGGCAGGAGCTGTTCGAAATCTTGCGGCCGTTCGTGTACCGCAAATACGTCGACTTTTCCGCGATTGAAGCTTTGCGGGATTTGAAAGCGATGATTAACGTTGAAGTTCAGAAAAAAGACATGCACCGCAACATTAAACTGGGCCCGGGCGGGATTCGAGAGATCGAGTTTATCGTCCAAGCCTTCCAATTGGTGCACGGTGGCCGGGAAAAGCTGTTGCAGGGGCGCCAATTGATGCCGATGTTGGACATCTTGGTGCAACGCCATTACCTTGATGAAAGCACGCAACAGAGTTTGTTGGCGGCTTATGTCTTTTTGCGTCGGGCGGAAAACCGCTTGCAGGAGTGGAGCGATCAGCAGACCCACGACTTGCCGACGGAAGCACGTCAACAACAAGCGTTGGCCGAATCGATGGGCTTTGACGACTACACGGTTTTCAAAGCCGCTTTGGATGTGCATTTGGCGTTTGTGCAGTCTGAATTTGACCAGGTGTTTGCGGATGAAGCCCAGGATGCGGTGACCGATAAAGCCTTAAAAGAAGTCTGCCTGTCGGATGAAATCGTATCGGCCGGACTGCAATCCCTTTCTTTGGAACAGCCGGACGAAGTGGCGGACAAAATTAATAAGTTCATGGCGTCCCGCGCCTATACGCATGCCAGTGCGGAAGCGGTCGAACGCTTTAAAGCGGTGTTGCCGTTGGTGCTGACGGAATTGAGCCAAGTGGAAAACCAGACATTGGCGTTGGAGCGTTCTTTGAATGTGCTGGCCAGTGTAATGAATCGCAGTGTGTATTTGGTGTTGTTGAAAGAAAACCTGCAAGCCATTAAACACTTGCTGCAACTCTGTGCCTTGAGCGCTTGGATGGCCGAAGTCTTGGTGAAATACCCAGCGCTATTGGACCAGTTGTTGGACGAAAGCATTCTGTATGAACCGCTGGATTTGGCCGGATTGAAGCTGGAAGCCTCGGCGATCCTGGCGGAAACGTTTGATGACGACGAAGCCTTTATGAACCAAATTCGCCAGTGGAAGCACGCTCAGGTGTTCCGGGTAGCGGCGGCGGACATTACCGGCCATTTGCCGATTATGAAGGTGAGTGATTACCTGACGTGGATTGCCGAAGCGGTACTGGAAACCACGACCGAGTATGCCTGGCAGTTTTTGCAAAAACGCAGTGGCTTGCCCGGCGGTTATGATCCGCAAGCGGGTATGCCGTTTTTGATCATTGGTTACGGTAAATTGGGCGGGATTGAACTGGGGTACGGTTCCGATTTGGATATCGTTTTTCTGTACGACGAACTGAACCCCTCGGCGATGAGTGATGGCCCGAAAGCGCTGGAAAACAATCTGTACTTTATGCGTTTGACGCAGAAGGTGATTTCGTTGCTGACGACCTTTATGCCGACCGGGGTATTGTATGAAGTGGATACCCGCTTGAGACCGAACGGTGCCAGCGGCATGATTGTGACCGACTTGGCCGCATTTGAAGCTTATGAACGAAATAAAGCTTGGGTTTGGGAGCATCAAGCTTTGGTGCGTACACGGGCTATTGTGGGTTCTGAACGGGCGCAAGCCCATTTTTACGATTTCAAAAAAGCCTTTATTGCCCAAGAGCGGTCACTGGATGATTTGAGAGGTGAAGTGGTGTCGATGCGTCACAAGATGCGCACGTCGCTGGATAAAACCTCCGCGGATCGGTTTGATTTGAAGCAGGGCGCCGGCGGGATTGTCGATATCGAATTCATGGTGCAGTATTTGGTGCTCGGATTCGCGCATCAATATGAGTCTTTGATTGACTGGTCGGATAACATCCGTTTGTTGGAAACGATTAAAGAGGTCGGTTTATTGGAGGCCGAGCGAGCCGATCAACTCATTGAGGCGTATCGCGTTTACCGTAACCGTTATCACCGCTTGGCATTGCAGAATGAAAAGGCGCTTGTTTCAGTGCAAGAGTTTGCCGAAGAGCGAGCGGCGGTATCGGAAGCTTGGCAAAGCTTGATGGAGCCGTCGCAAAATTAA
- a CDS encoding class I SAM-dependent methyltransferase yields the protein MKQVGAIEKTLAKFPKIVVALLAQVVALAVLAGIVWWLPWVVSPPYPLWALVIAQGVLAAFLSCRMGLPCWWRMIQFSLPVGLYLGVHYAINPVWALGIFLVLWLVFFNAIKERVPLYLTNATTRNALKRLIKRRKSVRFLDLGCGLGGNVVFMAQQVNVERSDGVETAPIPYLIAKLYSLLRGGDVFAMDLWKTQLDYYDVVYAFLSPEPMPKLWEKIREEMREDAVFVSNSFAVPDVEPSETWSLSDRRETQLYVYYLNDFKTPPEIKAES from the coding sequence TTGAAACAAGTTGGTGCAATCGAAAAAACACTGGCAAAATTTCCGAAGATTGTCGTGGCCTTATTGGCGCAAGTGGTGGCATTGGCCGTGTTGGCCGGAATTGTCTGGTGGCTGCCTTGGGTGGTGTCGCCGCCTTATCCTTTATGGGCATTGGTCATCGCACAAGGTGTGTTGGCCGCCTTTCTGAGTTGCCGAATGGGCCTACCGTGCTGGTGGCGGATGATTCAGTTCAGTTTACCGGTTGGCTTGTATCTCGGCGTGCATTATGCGATTAATCCCGTCTGGGCATTGGGGATATTCCTGGTGCTTTGGCTGGTGTTTTTCAATGCCATTAAAGAGCGCGTTCCCCTTTATCTGACCAATGCAACCACGCGGAATGCACTGAAACGGTTAATCAAACGGCGCAAATCGGTGCGTTTTTTGGACCTGGGATGTGGTTTGGGTGGAAACGTGGTTTTCATGGCGCAACAAGTTAATGTGGAGCGCTCCGATGGCGTGGAAACCGCGCCGATTCCTTATTTAATCGCCAAGCTTTATTCGCTGCTGCGAGGCGGTGACGTTTTTGCCATGGATTTATGGAAAACGCAGTTGGATTATTACGATGTGGTCTATGCGTTTTTATCCCCGGAACCTATGCCGAAGCTGTGGGAAAAAATACGCGAAGAGATGCGCGAGGATGCCGTATTTGTGTCCAACAGTTTTGCCGTGCCGGATGTCGAACCCAGCGAGACTTGGTCTTTGTCTGATCGGCGCGAAACGCAATTGTATGTTTATTATTTGAACGATTTTAAAACACCCCCTGAAATCAAAGCCGAATCATGA
- a CDS encoding P-II family nitrogen regulator yields MKLVVAIIKPFKLDDVRESLHEIDVHGMTVTEAKGFGRQKGHTEIYRGAEYAIEFLPKVRIEIAVPEEKVESVIEAIGNAARTGKIGDGKIFVSPIEQAVRIRTEEKGEVAL; encoded by the coding sequence ATGAAACTTGTAGTCGCAATTATCAAACCTTTTAAGCTTGATGATGTTCGTGAATCCTTGCACGAAATCGATGTGCATGGCATGACCGTCACAGAAGCGAAAGGTTTCGGCCGTCAAAAAGGCCACACAGAAATTTATCGTGGCGCTGAATACGCGATCGAATTCCTACCAAAAGTGCGCATTGAAATTGCGGTACCAGAGGAGAAAGTGGAAAGCGTAATCGAAGCCATCGGCAACGCAGCAAGAACAGGCAAAATCGGTGACGGTAAGATCTTTGTCAGCCCGATTGAACAAGCTGTTCGTATCAGAACCGAAGAGAAAGGTGAAGTAGCGCTTTAA
- a CDS encoding ammonium transporter, producing MEQVLELGYALDTFYFLMSGALVMWMAAGFAMLEAGLVRTKNTTEILAKNVGLFAIACIMYMFVGYNIMYGDAISSIVPGLSFFIGGDNATAAVVAGGDDAPYYSNMSDFFFQVVFVATAMSVVSGAVAERMKLMSFFVFAIIFTGVIYPVEGYWKWGGGFLDGLGFLDFAGSGIVHMAGAAAALAGVLLLGARKGKYGPDGESRAIPGANLPLATLGTFILWLGWFGFNGGSELKISNVDEANAVAMIFVNTLLAAAGGVVGALLMSKIKFGKADLTMMLNGALAGLVAITAEPLTPTALSATLIGVVAGIIVVFSIIILDTKFKIDDPVGAISVHGVVGIFGLIAVTFTNPDASLVAQLIGIAAIFAWVFIASLIVWGIIKAVMGIRISEEDEFEGADQSECGMEAYPEFTK from the coding sequence ATGGAACAAGTATTAGAACTCGGCTATGCATTGGATACGTTTTATTTTCTAATGTCTGGCGCTTTGGTCATGTGGATGGCCGCTGGTTTTGCCATGCTGGAGGCAGGCCTGGTCAGAACCAAAAACACAACGGAAATTTTGGCTAAGAACGTCGGGCTGTTTGCCATCGCTTGTATTATGTATATGTTTGTTGGTTACAACATCATGTACGGCGATGCCATCAGCTCGATCGTCCCTGGTCTAAGCTTCTTCATCGGTGGTGATAACGCGACTGCAGCGGTTGTTGCAGGTGGCGATGACGCACCTTATTACTCAAACATGTCTGACTTCTTCTTCCAAGTCGTATTCGTTGCAACGGCCATGTCAGTTGTCTCCGGTGCGGTGGCAGAACGTATGAAGCTGATGTCTTTCTTCGTTTTCGCCATTATCTTCACAGGCGTGATCTATCCGGTTGAAGGTTACTGGAAATGGGGCGGCGGTTTCCTAGACGGTCTTGGTTTCCTAGACTTCGCAGGTTCCGGTATCGTTCACATGGCCGGTGCGGCCGCCGCTCTTGCAGGTGTGCTACTACTGGGTGCCCGTAAAGGTAAATACGGTCCTGATGGTGAATCTCGTGCCATCCCAGGTGCTAACCTTCCGCTTGCAACTTTAGGGACATTCATCCTATGGTTGGGCTGGTTCGGGTTCAACGGTGGTTCAGAGCTTAAAATCTCGAACGTTGATGAAGCGAATGCAGTTGCAATGATCTTTGTGAACACGCTATTGGCCGCGGCTGGTGGTGTTGTCGGTGCCCTACTGATGTCTAAGATCAAGTTCGGTAAAGCGGATTTGACGATGATGTTGAACGGTGCTTTGGCTGGTTTGGTTGCGATTACCGCAGAACCACTAACGCCAACCGCGTTGTCCGCGACACTGATCGGTGTTGTTGCCGGTATCATCGTGGTCTTCTCCATCATCATTCTGGACACGAAGTTCAAGATCGACGATCCAGTGGGTGCCATCTCGGTTCACGGTGTCGTCGGGATCTTTGGTTTGATCGCGGTCACCTTCACGAACCCTGACGCGAGCTTGGTTGCTCAGTTGATCGGTATCGCGGCGATCTTTGCTTGGGTCTTCATCGCGAGTTTGATCGTGTGGGGCATCATCAAAGCGGTTATGGGCATTCGAATCTCTGAAGAAGATGAATTCGAAGGTGCCGACCAATCTGAATGCGGTATGGAAGCTTACCCAGAGTTTACAAAGTAA
- a CDS encoding flagellin yields MAIDSLNSTDSYASYLDNRLTSVGQSAASGSRINNSGDDAAGQAIVSALTAQIDGQDMAIRNANTGINLIQTADAASQSITEQLQYLNDLSVQAQNGTYSASQRDMLNQAFQQGMEGLNQIAESTSFNGINLLNADTSTVDIALDTNSRSTIDLPNLTIDALGLTGSNLTTPDQAAATQALLTEALGLTSESQSQFGAQQNGLTAAADTLANQNLNAMASRSQISDADMARVYAEQSRQQVLNQAGVAMQAQSNQSYESVLGLLA; encoded by the coding sequence ATGGCCATTGACTCCCTAAACTCCACCGACTCCTACGCATCATATCTAGATAACCGCCTCACATCCGTCGGTCAAAGCGCGGCGTCCGGTTCCCGTATTAACAACAGCGGTGATGATGCGGCCGGTCAAGCGATTGTGTCAGCCTTGACAGCGCAAATTGACGGCCAGGATATGGCGATTAGAAACGCCAACACCGGCATCAACCTGATTCAAACCGCCGATGCCGCCAGCCAATCGATTACCGAGCAACTGCAATATTTGAACGATTTGAGTGTACAAGCTCAAAACGGCACCTATTCCGCCAGCCAACGAGACATGCTAAACCAAGCTTTTCAACAAGGGATGGAAGGCCTGAATCAAATCGCCGAATCCACGTCGTTCAATGGCATCAACCTATTGAATGCGGACACCAGTACCGTAGACATTGCGTTGGATACGAATAGCCGCTCAACGATTGATCTGCCGAATTTAACGATTGATGCCCTAGGTCTGACCGGTTCCAACCTGACCACCCCAGATCAAGCGGCCGCCACACAAGCGCTCTTAACGGAAGCACTCGGCCTAACAAGCGAAAGCCAATCGCAATTTGGGGCTCAGCAAAACGGCTTAACGGCCGCCGCGGATACCTTGGCTAACCAAAACCTGAATGCCATGGCTTCGCGTAGCCAGATCAGTGATGCCGACATGGCACGGGTTTACGCCGAACAAAGCCGCCAACAAGTTCTAAACCAGGCTGGCGTGGCCATGCAAGCACAGAGCAATCAAAGCTATGAAAGCGTCTTAGGCTTGCTTGCCTAA
- a CDS encoding valine--tRNA ligase yields MEKHFDPKSIETKWYQTWEKSGYFKPQTSISGDTYSIMIPPPNVTGSLHMGHAFQDTIMDTLTRYHRMKGDETLWQPGTDHAGIATQMVVERQLAAQGLSRHDLGREAFTQKIWEWKAESGGTITQQLRRLGASPDWSRERFTMDDGLSDAVKEVFVQLHSEGLIYRGKRLVNWDPVLHTAVSDLEVLSEEEMGSLWHMRYPLTDGSGHLIVATTRPETMFGDQAVAVHPDDERYQALIGKTITLPLVGREIPIIADDYVDMDFGTGCVKITPAHDFNDYEMGKRHDLPMLNVMTVDAAMNDEVPEKYQGLDRYDARKQVVADLEAADLMEKIEPHKLMVPRGDRSHAVIEPFLTDQWYVAVQELAKPAIDAVKNGDIEFVPKNWENTYFEWMNNLQDWCISRQIWWGHRIPAWYDDKGQVYVARSEEEAREKYQIASDVALHQDDDVLDTWFSSALWTFSTLGWPAKTPELEKFHPTSVLVTGFDIIFFWVARMIMMTLKFTGQVPFKQVYVHGLVRDGEGQKMSKSKGNVLDPIDLIDGIDLENLVAKRTTGMMQPEKAAKIEKTTRKQFADGIESYGTDALRFTFASLASTGRDIRFDLNRCEGYRNFCNKLWNATRYVLMNTEGQDTGLDDTQEIELSLADKWIVSKLQKVEASVAKSFSQYRFDLAASTLYEFTWNEYCDWYLELSKPIINSDSATDAQKRGTRRTLVRVLETILRLLHPITPYITEEAWQTVAPLAGKNGDTIMLQPYPATNEALEDESSEKELEWVKHVIMGVRKIRSEMDIAPGKKLAIMLSNLSEQDATWLNQNRVFLQTLAKLEDITLLDNEDEAPESAVALVGEMKILIPMAGLIDKEAEMARLDKEISRLEGEVKRFNGKLSNESFVSKAPAAVVEKEKQKLQDTEIALKNLKDQHAKISQI; encoded by the coding sequence ATGGAAAAGCATTTCGACCCTAAATCTATTGAAACAAAGTGGTATCAAACTTGGGAAAAGAGCGGTTACTTCAAACCGCAAACCAGCATATCCGGCGACACTTACAGCATCATGATCCCGCCGCCGAACGTGACGGGCAGCCTACACATGGGCCATGCTTTTCAAGACACCATTATGGACACCCTGACCCGCTATCACCGCATGAAAGGCGATGAAACGCTATGGCAACCTGGCACAGACCATGCCGGTATTGCCACGCAAATGGTGGTCGAGCGCCAATTGGCGGCGCAAGGTTTGAGCCGACATGATTTAGGGCGAGAAGCCTTCACCCAAAAAATTTGGGAATGGAAAGCCGAATCCGGTGGCACCATCACACAACAGCTTCGTCGCCTGGGTGCGTCACCAGACTGGAGCCGCGAACGCTTCACCATGGACGACGGTCTCTCCGATGCGGTGAAAGAAGTCTTTGTTCAATTACACAGTGAAGGCCTGATCTATCGCGGTAAACGCCTGGTCAACTGGGATCCGGTTCTGCACACCGCCGTCTCCGACCTGGAAGTGCTTTCCGAAGAAGAAATGGGCAGCCTTTGGCACATGCGTTACCCATTAACCGACGGCTCCGGGCATTTGATTGTTGCCACCACTCGTCCGGAAACCATGTTCGGTGACCAAGCCGTTGCGGTTCACCCGGATGACGAGCGCTATCAAGCGCTCATTGGTAAAACCATTACCCTGCCATTGGTCGGCCGCGAAATTCCGATCATCGCCGACGATTACGTCGACATGGACTTCGGAACCGGTTGTGTCAAAATCACCCCGGCACACGACTTCAATGACTACGAAATGGGCAAACGCCACGATTTACCGATGCTCAATGTCATGACGGTCGATGCCGCCATGAATGACGAAGTGCCAGAAAAATACCAAGGCCTGGACCGCTACGATGCTCGTAAACAAGTCGTCGCCGACCTGGAAGCCGCCGATTTAATGGAAAAAATCGAGCCGCATAAATTGATGGTGCCACGTGGCGACCGTTCCCACGCCGTCATCGAACCTTTCCTGACCGACCAATGGTATGTCGCAGTGCAGGAACTGGCCAAACCCGCCATTGATGCCGTGAAAAACGGCGATATCGAATTCGTTCCAAAGAACTGGGAAAACACCTATTTCGAATGGATGAACAATCTGCAAGACTGGTGTATTTCTCGCCAAATCTGGTGGGGCCATCGCATCCCGGCTTGGTATGACGACAAGGGCCAAGTCTACGTGGCTCGCAGCGAAGAAGAAGCGCGCGAAAAATACCAAATCGCTTCCGATGTGGCATTACACCAAGACGATGATGTGCTAGACACTTGGTTCAGTTCCGCCTTGTGGACCTTCTCCACACTCGGTTGGCCAGCCAAGACACCGGAACTGGAAAAATTCCACCCGACATCGGTGTTGGTCACCGGGTTCGACATCATTTTCTTCTGGGTCGCCCGGATGATTATGATGACATTGAAATTCACTGGTCAGGTGCCGTTCAAACAGGTTTATGTGCACGGCTTAGTGCGAGACGGCGAAGGCCAGAAAATGTCAAAATCCAAAGGCAATGTTCTGGACCCAATCGACCTCATTGACGGCATTGACTTGGAAAACTTGGTCGCCAAACGCACCACCGGCATGATGCAACCGGAAAAAGCCGCCAAAATTGAAAAAACCACCCGGAAACAATTTGCCGACGGCATTGAATCTTACGGCACCGATGCCCTGCGCTTTACGTTTGCATCGCTTGCTTCCACCGGCCGCGACATCCGTTTCGACCTGAATCGCTGCGAAGGCTATCGAAACTTCTGTAACAAACTGTGGAATGCCACCCGTTACGTCTTAATGAACACCGAAGGCCAAGATACCGGCTTGGACGATACCCAAGAAATTGAACTGTCCTTGGCGGATAAATGGATTGTGTCCAAACTGCAAAAAGTGGAAGCCAGCGTGGCGAAAAGCTTTTCACAATACCGTTTTGATTTGGCCGCCAGTACGCTTTATGAGTTCACTTGGAACGAATACTGTGACTGGTATCTGGAACTTTCTAAACCAATCATCAATTCCGATTCAGCCACCGACGCTCAAAAACGCGGAACCCGCCGAACCTTAGTGCGTGTTTTGGAAACCATTCTAAGACTACTGCACCCAATTACGCCCTACATTACCGAAGAAGCTTGGCAAACTGTGGCGCCACTCGCCGGCAAAAACGGCGACACCATTATGTTGCAACCCTACCCGGCTACCAATGAAGCTTTGGAAGACGAAAGTTCTGAAAAAGAATTGGAATGGGTCAAACACGTCATTATGGGGGTTCGTAAAATCCGCTCTGAAATGGACATTGCCCCTGGCAAAAAACTGGCGATCATGCTCAGCAACCTATCGGAGCAAGATGCAACCTGGCTAAACCAAAACCGCGTTTTCTTGCAAACACTGGCGAAGCTTGAAGACATTACTTTGTTGGATAATGAAGACGAAGCACCGGAATCCGCCGTCGCTCTCGTCGGCGAAATGAAAATTCTGATCCCCATGGCCGGCTTAATCGACAAAGAAGCGGAAATGGCTCGCCTCGACAAAGAAATCTCTCGACTGGAAGGCGAAGTGAAACGCTTCAACGGAAAACTTTCGAACGAAAGCTTCGTTTCCAAAGCGCCGGCCGCCGTAGTTGAAAAAGAAAAACAAAAACTGCAAGATACTGAAATAGCATTGAAAAACTTAAAGGATCAACATGCAAAAATCAGCCAAATCTAA